In a single window of the Gossypium hirsutum isolate 1008001.06 chromosome D02, Gossypium_hirsutum_v2.1, whole genome shotgun sequence genome:
- the LOC107886899 gene encoding endoglucanase 5, producing the protein MNNFNIVACLILLGFQAAIVLAEFNYGEALDKTFMFLEAQRSGKLPFDQRVKWRGDSGLKDGALQGVDLVGGYYDAGDHVKFGLPMAFSVTMLAWGTIEYRKEITNLNQMGHTLWAIRWGTDYFIKAHTQPNVLWGQVGDGDSDHYCWERAEDMTTPRTAYKLDEAHPGSDLAGETAAALAAAAIAFKPYNSSYSELLLVHAKQLFSFADKFRGLYDDSIQCAKQFYTSSGYSDELLWAATWLFRATGDEHYLKYVVDNAVYMGGTGWAVKEFSWDNKYAGVQILLSKVLMEQKGGAYTSTLKQYQAKADYFACACLQKNDGYNVHLTPGGLMYVHEWNNLQYASAASFLLAVYSDYLSAANAKLTCPDGQIQPHEVLNFAKSQADYILGKNPKSMSYLVGYGPKYPTHVHHRGASIASISVLPSMVSCVQGFEAWYRRPEADPNVIYGALVGGPDQNDGFNDDRSSYEQTEPTLSGSAPLVGLFSKLESLSGNKGPYHKRPTTEQPSQNYHHQETSVPSTKSPGVPPVRFLHSITNTWNVGKTTYYRHKVVIKNTSEKPITDLKLVIEDLSGNLWGLSPTPVKNTYELPPWLKVLNPGSDCSFVYIQEGPQAKVSVLSYQ; encoded by the exons ATGAACAACTTCAACATTGTTGCTTGCCTTATCCTGCTGGGATTTCAGGCAGCCATTGTTCTAGCCGAGTTTAACTACGGTGAAGCCCTTGACAAAACCTTCATGTTTCTTGAGGCACAAAGGTCCGGTAAGCTACCGTTTGACCAGCGTGTCAAGTGGCGGGGTGACTCCGGCCTCAAGGATGGCGCTCTTCAAGGg GTGGACTTGGTAGGAGGATATTATGATGCAGGGGATCATGTGAAGTTTGGGCTACCAATGGCATTTAGTGTGACAATGCTTGCATGGGGAACTATTGAATACAGGAAGGAAATCACTAATTTGAACCAAATGGGACATACTTTGTGGGCTATCAGATGGGGCACAGATTATTTCATCAAGGCTCACACTCAACCCAATGTTCTTTGGGGACAG GTTGGCGATGGGGACTCTGATCACTACTGTTGGGAGCGTGCGGAAGACATGACAACTCCGAGAACAGCTTACAAGCTCGACGAGGCTCATCCAGGTTCTGACCTTGCCGGTGAAACAGCTGCTGCTTTGGCTGCTGCCGCGATAGCTTTCAAGCCTTACAACTCTTCTTACTCGGAGCTCCTCCTAGTGCATGCCAAACAG CTTTTCTCGTTTGCAGATAAATTTAGAGGCTTATATGATGATTCCATCCAATGTGCTAAGCAGTTTTATACATCGTCGGGTTACTCG GATGAATTATTGTGGGCTGCAACTTGGTTATTCCGAGCAACCGGCGACGAGCATTACCTGAAGTATGTCGTAGACAATGCTGTCTATATGGGTGGAACTGGATGGGCTGTCAAAGAATTCTCTTGGGACAACAAGTATGCTGGTGTGCAAATCCTTCTTTCAAAG GTGTTGATGGAGCAAAAAGGTGGTGCATACACTTCGACACTAAAGCAATATCAGGCCAAAGCTGATTATTTTGCCTGTGCTTGTCTGCAAAAGAATGATGGCTACAATGTCCACCTTACCCCTG GTGGCTTAATGTATGTACATGAATGGAACAATCTGCAATATGCATCAGCTGCATCGTTTCTTCTTGCTGTCTACTCTGATTATCTCTCTGCAGCAAATGCTAAACTTACTTGTCCCGATGGCCAAATTCAACCACATGAAGTTCTAAATTTTGCCAAGTCACAGGCCGATTACATTCTAGGCAAAAATCCCAAGTCAATGAGCTACTTGGTAGGTTACGGACCAAAATATCCGACCCACGTTCACCACCGAGGTGCTTCAATCGCCTCAATCTCTGTTCTTCCTTCGATGGTGAGCTGCGTCCAAGGATTTGAAGCCTGGTACCGCCGCCCTGAAGCGGATCCTAATGTCATATACGGAGCTCTGGTGGGAGGACCCGACCAGAACGACGGCTTCAACGATGATCGGTCTAGTTACGAGCAAACTGAGCCTACACTTTCCGGGTCTGCACCTCTTGTCGGCCTTTTCTCTAAGCTTGAAAGCCTATCTGGAAATAAAG GTCCGTACCATAAACGGCCAACAACCGAGCAACCATCACAAA ATTACCATCACCAGGAAACATCGGTTCCTAGCACAAAATCTCCAG GCGTCCCACCAGTTAGGTTCCTTCACTCGATAACCAACACATGGAATGTGGGGAAAACGACTTACTATCGCCACAAGGTTGTAATAAAGAACACATCTGAAAAGCCAATAACAGATCTGAAGCTGGTGATTGAAGATTTATCGGGTAATTTATGGGGTCTTTCTCCGACACCGGTCAAGAACACCTACGAGCTTCCACCATGGCTTAAAGTGTTGAATCCTGGTTCCGACTGCAGTTTTGTTTACATTCAAGAAGGTCCTCAAGCCAAGGTTTCAGTTCTTAGCTACCAATGA